The following proteins come from a genomic window of Oxyura jamaicensis isolate SHBP4307 breed ruddy duck chromosome 12, BPBGC_Ojam_1.0, whole genome shotgun sequence:
- the BSN gene encoding protein bassoon isoform X2, translating into MRGRGQAEGQRKMLQVDARGQRAGRSPSASPERGSTPTSPYSLPQIAPLPSSTLCPICKTTELTSAPSQPNYNACTQCHSKVCNQCGFNPNPHLTEVKEWLCLNCQMQRALGMDMTTAPRSKSQQQLHSPSPSPSHSPAKLPAGQERTPAPTQTSARPGATAGVPLPETQKPQTAAPQREQHGQPKAGAPHEAARSSPQHHQAKPSSSEQRKAVGDPKPPVTGAGAPEQPQEGLTGKLFGFGASLLTQASTLMSVQPEAPAPSQQSSGKVPPKIVFSDASKEAGPKAVGAQGRAGAAPAAKAGKTEPGVKPKEVPKARVLCPLCKAEINVGSGEPPNYNACTTCRQQVCNMCGFNPTPHLVEKNEWLCLNCQTQRLLEGSLADPAPMPMPAPKQPASGSPRHQPPAAVPRAPAPPEPAAPPDRQPSPARSLRAPEPSPAPSPAPEKKPPAPAEEKPLPKAAPELSPAPKGKSISTKPEGESKVGRAPPEAQRAKEQEDVGKPYPPDLSRSPQSLSDTGYSSDGISSSQSEITGLVQQEEEKLSGTGLAGQSPPSPSELTKLESSMRPLLEARGGPAEPGKGSEQREEQRQRQRPRYLSITPEAFDSDEELEDILEEDEDSLEWENQREQRESMESSDEFGSKLRHDYVEDSSEGGFSPVPTHPKGREEVSDEEFMRRQILEMSAEEDNLEEEEEEEGYGRTKYSASKADAEKSKEPPLAKRHLPHGPGSLYKEERKELEAAEGDDMSTSQGGLRRFKTIELNSTTGYGREMEMSQDADTSLEREPELEMESLTGSPEERSRGEYSSTLPATTPSYTSGTSPTSISSLEEDSDSSPSRRQRLEEVKQQRKARHRSHGPLLPTIEDSSEEEELREEEELLREQEKMREVEQQRIRSTARKTKRDKEELRAQRRRERSKTPPSNLSPIEDASPTEELRQAAEMEELHRSSCSEYSPSIDSEAESFDAVASKLYKSGSEYNLPTFMSLYSPTEKVESGPSQPASKPLKSAEEAYEEMMRKAEMMQKQQIQQAQQGVSYGSTYQQVGYRGTEGQNGFEYQYADEYGYEGSPARPSQPDYPGSLSKPGAVYEEILQTSQSIARMHQSSSFDLALEQGDKKKGQEEAYQEKHFLNTESAYAELMKQNGGPLTPGTSPTQLSAPVSFSTSEGSKAIPDVQVTQHFAKEGQDRAKLQSTPAVPSPGPKPLTAPYTYSKGTSAVTTAAAGPTSTAQIYSSPEATASPARSYGPVKSSISYGSQTEDVSRSKAAVETSVQMAREKLQAVSDSKPPPAKTYPFFKSSSPPLSPTSPTQSPTRAVPRAAAPPGPTAKSTAEFSTQTQSPLLAYDIPATTGTSASSPMVAQGTQTPHRAGSPRLARQQSSQDAPFMLITLAADAASQTKPPSSSASPTSSPTRTIRQMIPHGYGQEPEQPPGAYVRAQHGKEQAQKVPVTSGADSIAGLYGWGALPAENISLCRISSIPGTSRVEPGPKVPSGSAVDLRTALKSAPIIITDQGMDLTSLATEARKYCLTLDQIPSRQSTAIQPLIINLNAQEQPHAIIAAASTAGLAIASPMLISQPKQPVVYGDPFQSRMDFGQGAGSPVCLAQVKQVEQGVQAGAVRVSGAAGPAPAAKPEPAAPPQAKFSRYSLPSQMVKKDVLLTQTSIAQSVSGIPQPFPQEQGSELYRAVPVELKTQSPLLALGGKKSQVMMVQVEDMAGGPVTKVLKEEPPANVLDLTGVKAESQVACCDVVYKFPFGSSCTGAFNPTSKMPEKKAGDAVPSRKAGGPLYGSREPELPETFPYREQPAPALYEEQKFYPTGTFGRLYSSMSDTNLSEIGMNYYPPKGDQPFPASEAAVDLSTMKHSFSVGFAEGGYLGQGLQYGSFSDLRQPTELLGHPLPMRRYSSASNIYSDYRYSPRGDLASFQESSLAHYSATTAREISRMCAALNSMDQYGGRHANGPDVLPYGPSSGSGGLAAQPGGAVAPKPGGMFNPNVPEARQGFGSLAQYNVPGMRLGAIRQMFPSSATVRAADGMIYSTINTPIASTLPITTQPASVLRPMLRGLYRPYGPAGVAAVPLASLARVPVITPRVPLAPQSLYRYPAPSRLPASSLMETPVYLGKPVSATAGTGPAAKAPAGPTAGLQRAEASGAAPRAEGPAAGAKEGGQGAPSSKPPLEGMQREEREREEERQRKQQEHVLQLERERVELEKLRQLRLQEELERERAELQRHREKEQLLVQRELQELQCIKQQVLQQQQEERHAQLALQREQLAQQRLQLEHIHQLQHQLQQQLEEQKRQKSTFPSTAEPATRPPEGPAEAPRGPAHNGQGWPPPGQALPGGPEGAAGPRYPAPQRPLSSSASDMSLQAEEPWEPGRGIKKRNSMPRLRDAYEKEAARKTADSSVQTDEEDGEERYLLSRRRRSRRSTDCSVQTDEEDSGEWEQPVRRRRSRPSRHAEASAEGKADGATRCTASIGIQTISDCSVQTEPDQLLRVSPSIHITTHDPRVEIVKYISAPEKTQRGESLACQTEPEPPPQPGIVVPQLTVPTTITPYSTNLQMVSTGPLDPHAVRQQTLGKFEKKKPDPLEIGYQSHLPADSLSQLVTRQPPRSPQVLYSPVSPLSPHRLLESSFSTSERLNKAHVPPQKHFADSAQRQQTLPRPIKTMQRSLSDPKPISPTSEEAGKDRFSLYQHPLLPGTQVGGLQSSPLARKVKRTLPSPPPEEPHVPLGSPATPQLYLGSLAPKAPPGAPVTKASLLKELDRDLKLVEHESTKLRKKQAELDEEEKEIDAKLKYLELGITQRKESLLKDRGTRDHPYLRGLADRRDYLSDSELHSLRLAAYDSASLRPAPAGQYPDFAATSYGAYPYPAPPGPPAFQPTRPQPPQFPAASTAQDSLQAAPLPAFASPSAFPAPGATYTELGTPAQPGFRPQNPYQAQGAFAGTAGVPAAQPTLFQSPSDTHQKPRQTSLAELEQKIPTNYEVIGAATSSSAVPDATFSTAAVSSGYEQYKAPEARPAERAGVTQGPSASFSSESLYTSLEQNIPRNYVMIEDISELTKESPAVDGQKAEPVGTGANGRHGKEKSELGDAEGSGRPCCYAKAEEESEEDIYDHHGPDHRGKNSYHRGMESNGRVSGSSAGSYYYGDGEYRHSSRADKHGSGVALPKHSSKNLAPAVVSSKRSKHRKQGMEQKISKFSPIEEAKDVESDLASYVVTTSVSSSNVASRAKKLQDEITYGLKKNVYEQQKYYGVSSRDLVDEEERVYSAGSRTRSSGYGLEKSSGRDTVSRSKSYEREGAERSQKGSSKPSSLSMSQSRGRAPVRTQPSEEESPISPLGKSVGGSRSAGGPGPQSSGDPCSQFCSSHSLPDVQEHIKDVPRNHSYKHEEGYGMDDSHCVVSDSEAYHLGQEETDWFDKPREVRSERVRHYGGHSSSQKRPPAKHTYHDYDELPDEDPWQHDDYPQHREHRHHGEYGRHAASSRHDEQPRRSAKQHAREPGRHEPRSHAPPATTKKAQQPEPRAPAPYGPNASEYAPPSRPATHHHGAEPQKTPKTPQPHGTPAPAQKPEAPTPAQQPAGRQPQAGQQAARQQPAARQAAQPAGSAQPRTQGPASSRPPQQQPGTGQAAGKAPAALHVQPGGHPGPQQKAEQADASKPAVKVPQQPGRAPTAQPPGAADSKVGPRAAGTRGPASAGTGQPGVEGESVFSKILPGGAAEQAGKLTEAVSAFGKKFTSFW; encoded by the exons AAAAACGAGTGGCTGTGTCTGAACTGCCAAACGCAGCGGCTGCTGGAAGGGAGCCTGGCGGACCCTGCCCCGATGCCGATGCCTGCACCGAAGCAACCTGCGAGCGGCTCCCCCCGCCACCAGCCGCCGGCAGCCGTCCCGCGGGCACCGGCACCCCCCGAGCCGGCAGCGCCCCCCGACCGCCAGCCCTCGCCCGCCAGGAGCCTGCGGGCTCCCGAGCCGAgcccggcccccagccctgccccggaGAAGAAGCCCCCGGCACCAGCAGAGGAGAAACCGCTGCCCAAAGCTGCCCCGGAGCTTTCCCCAGCACCCAAAGGGAAGAGCATCAGCACAAAACCGGAGGGGGAGAGCAAGGTGGGACGGGCGCCTCCCGAGGCACAGAGGGCGAAGGAGCAGGAG GATGTGGGCAAGCCTTACCCCCCGGACCTGTCCCGCAGCCCCCAGAGCCTGAGCGACACCGGCTACTCCTCGGACGGCATCTCCAGCTCGCAGAGCGAGATCACGGGgctggtgcagcaggaggaggagaagctgagCGGCACCGGGCTGGCGGGGCAgagccccccgagcccctcCGAGCTCAccaagctggagagcagcatgAGGCCATTGCTGGAGGCTCGGGGGGGCCCAGCAGAGCCCGGCAAGGGCTCGGAGCAGCGGGAGGAGCAGCGGCAGCGGCAGCGGCCCCGGTACCTCTCCATCACCCCCGAAGCCTTTGACTCGGACGAGGAGCTGGAGGATATcctggaggaagatgaggaCTCGCTGGAGTGGGAAAACCAGAGGGAGCAGCGGGAGAGCATGGAGTCTTCGGATGAGTTCGGCAGCAAGCTGCGGCACGACTACGTGGAGGACAGCAGCGAGGGGGGCTTCTCCCCGGTGCCCACCCACCCCAAGGGCCGGGAGGAGGTGAGCGACGAGGAGTTCATGCGGAGGCAGATCCTGGAGATGAGTGCGGAGGAGGACAACctcgaggaggaggaggaagaggagggctaTGGGCGCACCAAGTACAGTGCCTCTAAAGCCGAcgcagagaagagcaaagagcCTCCCTTGGCCAAGAGGCACCTGCCACACGGCCCCGGCAGCCTGTacaaggaggagaggaaggagctggaggcagcagagggcGACGACATGAGCACGTCCCAAGGGGGCCTGCGGCGCTTCAAGACCATCGAGCTGAACAGCACGACCGGCTACGGCAGGGAGATGGAGATGAGCCAGGACGCGGACACCAGCCTGGAGCGGGAGCCCGAGCTGGAGATGGAGAGCCTGACGGGCTCGCCCGAGGAGCGCTCCCGCGGCGAGTACTCTTCCACCCTGCCGGCCACTACGCCCAGCTACACCTCGGGCACCTCGCccacctccatctcctccctggAGGAGGACAGTGACAGCAGCCCCAGCCGGCGGCAGCGACTGGAGGAGgtgaagcagcagaggaaggctcGGCACCGCTCGCACGGCCCTTTGCTGCCCACCATCGAGGACTCgtcggaggaggaggagctgcgcgaggaagaggagctgctgcGGGAGCAGGAGAAGATGCGGGAGGTGGAGCAGCAGCGCATCCGGAGCACAGCACGCAAGACCAAACGTGACAAGGAGGAGCTGAGGGCGCAGCGGAGGAGGGAGCGCTCCAAAACTCCCCCCAGCAACCTCTCCCCCATCGAGGACGCCTCCCCCACTGAGGAGCTGCGGCAGGCAGCGGAGATGGAGGAGCTGCACCGCTCCTCCTGCTCTGAGTACTCGCCCTCCATCGACTCGGAGGCTGAGAGCTTTGACGCCGTGGCCTCCAAGCTGTACAAGTCAGGCAGCGAGTACAACCTGCCCACCTTCATGTCGCTGTACTCCCCCACCGAGAAGGTGGAGAGCGGCCCCAGCCAGCCCGCCAGCAAGCCCCTCAAGAGCGCTGAGGAAGCCTACGAGGAGATGATGAGGAAGGCAGAGAtgatgcagaagcagcagatcCAGCAGGCCCAGCAGGGCGTTTCCTACGGCAGCACCTACCAGCAGGTGGGGTACCGCGGCACCGAGGGGCAGAACGGCTTCGAGTACCAGTACGCGGATGAGTACGGGTATGAGGGCAGCCCCGCGCGCCCCTCGCAGCCCGACTATCCGGGCAGCCTGTCGAAGCCGGGTGCGGTGTACGAGGAGATCCTGCAGACCTCGCAGAGTATCGCCAGAATGCACCAGTCCTCCTCGTTTGACCTGGCTCTGGAGCAGggagacaaaaagaaagggCAGGAAGAAGCGTACCAGGAAAAGCACTTTCTGAACACCGAGAGCGCGTATGCTGAGCTGATGAAGCAGAACGGGGGTCCCCTCACCCCTGGGACCAGCCCCACGCAGCTTTCTGCTCCTGTCTCCTTTTCCACCTCCGAGGGCAGCAAGGCCATTCCTGATGTCCAGGTCACGcagcattttgcaaaagaaGGACAGGACCGGGCCAAGCTCCAGAGCaccccagcagtgcccagcccaGGCCCCAAGCCCCTGACAGCCCCTTACACCTACAGCAAAGGTACCAGCGCAGTCACAACGGCGGCAGCCGgccccaccagcacagcacagatctACAGCTCTCCAGAGGCCACAGCCTCACCCGCCAGGAGCTACGGCCCAGTGAAGAGCTCCATCAGCTACGGCTCACAGACGGAGGATGTCTCCCGAAGCAAGGCAGCGGTTGAGACCAGTGTGCAAATGGCCAGGGAGAAGCTCCAAGCGGTGAGCGACAGCAAGCCCCCACCGGCCAAGACGTACCCGTTCTTCAAAAGCTCCAGCCCCCCGCTCTCGCCAACGTCTCCTACTCAGAGTCCCACCCGTGCGGTCCCCAGGGCGGCCGCGCCCCCTGGCCCCACCGCCAAGTCCACTGCCGAGTTCTCCACGCAGACGCAGAGCCCCCTCCTTGCCTACGACATCCCCGCCACCACCGGCACCTCCGCCTCTTCCCCCATGGTGGCCCAAGGGACGCAGACACCACACCGGGCAGGCTCACCTCGCCTGGCCCGGCAGCAGTCCTCGCAGGACGCGCCCTTCATGCTGATCACGCTGGCGGCCGACGCAGCCAGCCAAACCAAGCCGCCAAGCTCCTCCGCGTCCCCCACCTCGTCTCCCACCAGGACGATCAGGCAGATGATTCCACACGGGTACGGCCAGGAGCCGGAGCAACCGCCGGGTGCATACGTCCGGGCGCAGCACGGGAAGGAACAAGCGCAGAAGGTGCCTGTGACTTCAGGCGCCGACAGCATCGCAGGGCTGTACGGCTGGGGAGCGCTCCCGGCAGAGAACATCTCGCTGTGCCGCATCTCCTCCATCCCCGGCACCTCCCGGGTTGAGCCGGGGCCCAAGGTGCCAAGTGGCAGTGCCGTGGACTTGCGAACTGCTCTGAAGTCTGCCCCCATCATCATAACAGACCAAGGCATGGATCTCACCTCCTTGGCCACCGAGGCCAGGAAGTACTGCCTGACCTTGGACCAGATCCCAAGCCGGCAGTCCACGGCCATCCAGCCCCTGATCATCAACCTCAAcgcccaggagcagccccatgCCATCATTGCAGCCGCCAGCACTGCCGGCCTCGCCATCGCCTCCCCGATGCTCATCTCCCAGCCCAAGCAGCCCGTGGTCTACGGAGACCCTTTCCAGAGCCGGATGGACTTCGGGCAGGGGGCCGGCAGCCCGGTGTGCTTGGCGCAGGTGAAGCAGGTAGAGCAGGGCGTGCAGGCGGGCGCCGTTAGAGTCAGCGGGGCTGCTGGCCCCGCGCCTGCTGCCAAGCCCGAGCCGGCCGCTCCCCCCCAGGCGAAGTTCTCGAGGTACAGTCTGCCCAGCCAAATGGTGAAGAAGGACGTGCTCCTCACGCAGACCAGTATCGCGCAGAGCGTCAGCGGCATCCCTCAGCCGTTCCCACAGGAGCAGGGCTCGGAGCTGTACCGGGCAGTGCCAGTGGAGCTGAAGACCCAGAGCCCTCTCCTTGCCCTGGGAGGGAAGAAGTCCCAGGTGATGATGGTGCAGGTGGAGGACATGGCAGGCGGCCCGGTGACCAAAGTGCTGAAGGAAGAGCCCCCAGCCAATGTGCTGGACCTCACGGGTGTGAAGGCGGAGAGCCAGGTGGCCTGTTGTGACGTGGTCTACAAGTTCCCCTTCGGCAGCAGCTGCACTGGTGCTTTCAACCCCACTTCCAAGATGCCGGAGAAGAAGGCTGGGGACGCGGTCCCCAGCAGGAAGGCTGGTGGGCCCCTCTATGGCAGCAGGGAGCCGGAGCTGCCGGAGACCTTCCCGTACCGGGAGCAGCCAGCGCCTGCTCTCTACGAGGAGCAGAAGTTTTACCCCACCGGCACCTTTGGGAGGCTCTACTCCTCCATGTCAGACACCAACCTGTCCGAAATCGGGATGAACTACTACCCCCCAAAGGGGGACCAGCCCTTCCCTGCCAGTGAGGCTGCCGTGGACTTGAGCACCATGAAGCATTCCTTCAGCGTCGGCTTTGCCGAGGGGGGGTACCTGGGCCAGGGGCTGCAGTACGGCTCCTTCTCCGACCTGCGCCAgcccacagagctgctgggccACCCGCTCCCCATGAGGAGGTACAGCTCGGCTTCCAACATCTACTCCGATTACCGCTACTCGCCCCGAGGGGACCTGGCCAGCTTCCAGGAGTCCAGCCTGGCCCACTACAGCGCCACGACTGCGCGCGAGATCAGCCGCATGTGCGCCGCGCTCAACTCCATGGACCAGTATGGGGGCCGGCACGCCAATGGCCCTGACGTGCTGCCCTACGGCCCCAGCAGTGGCAGCGgggggctggcagctcagcCAGGGGGTGCCGTGGCCCCGAAACCCGGCGGGATGTTCAACCCTAATGTCCCTGAGGCACGGCAGGGCTTTGGCAGCCTGGCACAGTACAACGTACCCGGCATGCGCCTGGGCGCCATCAGGCAGATGTTCCCGTCCTCCGCCACCGTGCGGGCAGCCGACGGCATGATCTACTCCACCATCAACACTCCCATCGCCTCCACGCTGCCCATCACCACCCAGCCAGCCTCTGTGCTGCGACCCATGCTGCGCGGGCTCTACCGACCCTACGGCCCGGCCGGCGTGGCCGCCGTCCCGCTGGCCAGCCTGGCCAGGGTGCCCGTCATCACCCCCCGGGTCCCGCTGGCACCGCAGAGCCTCTACCGCTACCCGGCCCCCAGCCGCCTCCCGGCCTCCTCGCTGATGGAGACGCCCGTCTACCTGGGCAAGCCGGTCAGCGCCACGGCAGGCACCGGCCCCGCCGCCAAAGCCCCCGCTGGCCCCACTGCTGGcttgcagagagcagaggcCTCGGGGGCTGCCCCCCGCGCTGAGGGGCCGGCAGCAGGCGCTAAGGAGGGCGGGCAGGGAGCCCCCTCGTCCAAGCCGCCCTTGGAGGGGATGCAGCGGGAGGAGCGGGAGCGGGAGGAGGAGCGGCAGCgcaagcagcaggagcacgtgctgcagctggagcgGGAGCGCGtggagctggagaagctgcGGCAGCtgcggctgcaggaggagctggagcgggAGCGCGCCGAGCTGCAGCGGCACCGGgagaaggagcagctgctggtgcagcgggagctgcaggagctgcagtgcatcaagcagcaggtgctgcagcagcagcaggaggagcggCACGCGCAGCTGGCGCTGCAGCGGGAGCAGCTGGCCCAGCAGCGCCTCCAGCTCGAGCACatccaccagctgcagcaccagctgcagcagcagctggaggagcagaagaggcagaagagcaCCTTCCCCAGCACTGCCGAGCCTGCCACCCGCCCGCCCGAGGGACCCGCCGAGGCACCGCGGGGCCCAGCGCACAACGGGCAGGGGTGGCCCCCACCCGGCCAGGCGCTGCCCGGGGGGCCGGAGGGTGCTGCCGGCCCCCGCTACCCTGCGCCACAGAGGCCCCTCAGCAGCTCGGCCTCGGACATGTCGCTACAAGCTGAGGAGCCCTGGGAGCCTGGCCGGGGCATCAAGAAAAGGAACTCGATGCCGCGGCTGCGGGATGCCTACGAGAAGGAGGCGGCGAGGAAGACGGCAGACAGCAGCGTGCAGACGGACGAGGAGGATGGCGAGGAGCGGTACCTGCTGTCACGGCGGCGGCGGTCGCGGCGCAGCACTGACTGCAGCGTGCAGACGGACGAGGAGGACAGCGGGGAGTGGGAGCAGCCTGTGCGGCGCCGGCGCTCCCGGCCATCGCGGCACGCTGAGGCCAGCGCCGAGGGCAAGGCGGACGGCGCCACACGCTGCACGGCCAGCATCGGCATCCAGACCATCAGCGACTGCTCTGTGCAGACAGAGCCTGACCAGCTCCTCCGCGTCTCTCCCTCCATCCACATCACCACCCACGACCCCCGTGTGGAGATCGTCAAGTACATCTCGGCCCCGGAGAAGACGCAGCGGGGCGAGAGCCTCGCCTGCCAGACGGAGCCCGAgccgcccccccagcccggcatCGTGGTGCCGCAGCTCACGGTGCCCACCACCATCACCCCTTACTCCACCAACCTGCAGATGGTGAGCACGGGCCCCCTGGACCCCCATGCTGTCCGGCAGCAGACCCTGGGCAAGTTTGAGAAGAAGAAGCCAGACCCCCTGGAGATCGGGTACCAGTCCCACCTGCCAGCCGATTCCCTCTCCCAGCTAGTGACCCGCCAGCCACCCCGCTCTCCCCAGGTCCTCTActcccccgtgtcccccctgtccccacaccGCCTCCTGGAGTCCTCCTTCTCCACCAGCGAGCGGCTCAACAAGGCTCACGTCCCGCCGCAGAAGCACTTTGCTGACTCGGCCCAGCGCCAGCAGACGCTGCCGCGCCCCATCAAGACCATGCAGCGCTCCCTGTCCGACCCCAAGCCCATCAGCCCCACCTCGGAGGAGGCCGGCAAGGACAGGTTCTCCCTCTACCAGCACCCGCTGCTCCCAGGCACCCAG GTGGGCGGGCTGCAGTCGAGCCCGCTGGCGCGCAAGGTGAAGCGCACGCTGCCCAGCCCGCCGCCCGAGGAGCCCCACGTGCCCCTGGGCAGCCCGGCCACCCCCCAgctctacctgggcagcctggcccCCAAggccccccccggggcaccGGTCACCAAGGCCAgcctgctgaaggagctggacCGTGACCTGAAGCTGGTGGAGCACGAGTCCACGAAGCTGCGGAAGAAGCAGGCGGAGTTGGacgaggaggagaaggagatcGACGCCAAGCTGAAGTACCTGGAGCTGGGCATCACGCAGCGCAAGGAGTCGCTGCTGAAGGACCGGGGCACGCGGGACCACCCCTACCTGCGCGGCCTGGCCGACCGCCGGGACTACCTGTCCGACAGCGAGCTGCACAGCCTGCGCCTCGCCGCCTACGACAGCGCCAGCCTGCGCCCCGCGCCCGCCGGCCAGTACCCTGACTTCGCTGCCACCTCCTACGGCGCCTACCCCTACCCGGCCCCGCCGGGGCCCCCCGCCTTCCAGCCCAcgcgcccgcagcccccccagtTCCCCGCTGCCAGCACCGCACAGGACAGCTTGCAGGCTGCCCCCTTGCCTGCCTTTGCCTCACCCAGCGCCTTCCCGGCCCCCGGGGCCACGTACACGGAGCTGGGCACCCCGGCCCAGCCGGGCTTCCGGCCCCAAAACCCCTACCAAGCCCAGGGCGCCTTCGCTGGCACAGCTGGcgtgcctgcagcacagcccacgCTCTTCCAGAGCCCGTCGGACACGCACCAGAAGCCACGGCAGACCTCGCTGGCTGAGCTGGAGCAGAAGATCCCCACCAACTACGAGGTCATCGGCGCGGCCACCAGCTCCTCCGCCGTCCCCGACGCCACCTTCAGCACCGCAGCGGTGAGCAGCGGCTACGAGCAGTACAAGGCACCCGAGGCCCGTCCAGCCGAGAGAGCTGGCGTCACGCAGGGCCCGTCAGCCAGCTTCTCCTCCGAGTCCCTCTacaccagcctggagcagaACATCCCCCGTAACTACGTGATGATCGAGGACATCAGCGAACTCACCAAGGAGAGCCCAGCAGTGGATGGGCAGAAAGCGGAGCCGGTGGGCACGGGTGCCAACGGCCGCCACGGCAAAGAGAAGAGCGAGCTGGGGGATGCCGAGGGATCCGGCCGGCCCTGCTGCTATGCCAAAGCGGAGGAGGAGTCCGAGGAGGATATCTATGACCACCACGGCCCCGACCATCGTGGGAAGAACAGCTACCACCGGGGCATGGAGAGCAACGGCAGGGTGTCGGGGAGCTCTGCGGGCTCCTACTACTATGGGGACGGTGAGTACCGGCACTCCTCGCGAGCGGACAAGCATGGCTCCGGCGTGGCACTGCCAAAGCATTCGTCCAAGAATCTGGCACCCGCCGTCGTCTCCTCTAAGCGCAGCAAGCACAGGAAGCAGGGCATGGAGCAGAAGATCTCCAAGTTCTCTCCCATAGAAGAAGCCAAAGACGTGGAGTCAGACCTGGCCTCCTACGTTGTGACAACGTCGGTCAGCAGCAGCAACGTGGCCTCCAGGGCCAAGAAGCTGCAGGACGAGATTACCTATGGCCTCAAGAAGAATGTCTACGAGCAGCAGAAGTACTACGGCGTGTCCAGCCGGGACCTGGTGGACGAGGAGGAGCGGGTCTACTCCGCTGGCAGCAGAACTCGCTCCTCTGGCTATGGGCTGGAGAAGTCCTCTGGCCGTGACACAGTCAGCCGGAGCAAGTCCTACGAGCGGGAGGGCGCAGAGAGGTCCCAGAAGGGCAGCTCCAAACCCTCGTCCCTCAGCATGAGCCAGAGCCGGGGACGGGCTCCGGTCCGCACTCAGCCGTCGGAGGAGGAGAGCCCCATCAGCCCCCTGGGGAAGTCAGTGGGGGGGTCGCGTTCGGCGGGGGGCCCTGGCCCACAGTCGTCGGGGGACCCCTGCTCCCAGTTCTGCTCCAGCCACTCGTTGCCTGATGTGCAAGAGCACATCAAAGATGTGCCAAGGAACCACTCGTACAAGCACGAGGAGGGCTACGGCATGGACGATTCCCATTGCGTTGTCTCGGACAGCGAAG CCTATCATTTGGGTCAGGAGGAGACAGACTGGTTTGATAAGCCCAGGGAGGTGCGGTCAGAGCGGGTAAGGCACTACGGCGGCCACTCTTCCTCGCAGAAGAGACCCCCGGCTAAGCACACCTACCACGACTACGATGAGCTGCCCGACGAGGACCCGTGGCAGCACGACGACTACCCCCAGCACCGCGAGCACCGGCACCACGGCGAGTACGGGCGCCACGCCGCCTCCTCCCGCCACGACGAGCAGCCGCGCCGCTCGGCCAAGCAGCACGCGCGGGAGCCCGGCCGCCACGAGCCCCGCAGCCACGCGCCGCCGGCCACCACCAAGAAGGCGCAGCAGCCCGAGCCCCGCGCCCCAGCACCGTACGGCCCCAACGCCTCCGAGTACGCCCCGCCGTCACGCCCCGCCACGCACCACCACGGTGCCGAGCCCCAGAAGACGCCGAAGACGCCGCAGCCGCACGGGACGCCCGCCCCGGCGCAGAAGCCAGAGGCACCGACACCCGCACAGCAGCCGGCGGGCAGGCAGCcgcaggctgggcagcaggcagcgcGGCAGCAGCCGGCGGCGAGGCAGGCTGCCCAGCCAGCGGGCTCGGCACAGCCCAGGACACAGGGACCCGCCTCGTCCCGGCCaccgcagcagcagccagggacGGGCCAGGCTGCGGGGAAGGCGCCGGCCGCGCTGCACGTGCAGCCGGGTGGGCACCCGGGGCCACAG CAGAAAGCGGAGCAGGCAGACGCGTCCAAGCCCGCGGTGAAGGTGCCGCAGCAGCCGGGGAGAGCGCCCACGGCTcagcccccaggagcagcag ACAGCAAGGTTGGGCCGAGGGCAGCCGGGACCCGTGGCCCTGCCAGCGCGGGCACAGGGCAGCCTGGGGTGGAAGGAGAGAGCGTTTTCTCCAAAATCCTGCCGGGAGGGGCAGCAGAACAAGCAGGCAAACTGACTGAAG CGGTGTCAGCTTTTGGCAAGAAATTCACTTCGTTCTGGTGA